One stretch of Planctomycetota bacterium DNA includes these proteins:
- a CDS encoding DUF1598 domain-containing protein, with protein sequence MRQPLARARPWGVMCALVLASFASQAQAQTLAGVLVSPEGVLRIRYEKDLTGEQTKLRIAAAKTSLNADVQAKSPMRKISLQRLERAIAQQLDSDRRPSDEMRYLAGLTRIQHVFFYPDSGDIVIAGPAEGWYVDLADRVVGIQSGRAILELQDLIVALRAYRPGAMGGPRTIGCSIDATKEGLAAMNSFLNKLPRVADASMATEEYANFIVDGLRTNLGMQKVSVHGISPKTHFAQIMVEADYRMKLIGIGLETPPVKITSYVDKADPTSVARNGMQRWWFVPDYNCLKVSEDELALELVGNAVKLMGEDEMVSADGSRHVASRQGNRGSQAFVTSFTQQYPQLAAKSYCYAQLRNIIDMAVVAAFIQKHDYYGRSNWDMPIFSNEEKYQVETYNAPVEVETAVVHRWKGSQLMTPVGGGVTLHPEQALLSQNVGKDDGRAAKARESVKLDKLAAGQWWWD encoded by the coding sequence ATGCGACAGCCGTTGGCACGTGCTCGACCGTGGGGCGTGATGTGCGCCTTGGTGTTGGCTTCGTTCGCGTCCCAGGCCCAGGCCCAGACGCTGGCCGGTGTGTTGGTCAGCCCCGAAGGGGTGCTGAGAATCCGCTATGAGAAGGATCTGACTGGCGAGCAGACCAAGCTCCGCATCGCCGCGGCCAAGACGTCGCTGAACGCCGACGTGCAAGCCAAGAGCCCGATGCGCAAGATTTCGCTGCAACGGCTCGAACGGGCCATCGCCCAGCAACTCGACAGCGACCGGCGGCCGAGCGACGAGATGCGCTACCTGGCCGGCCTGACCCGCATTCAACATGTCTTCTTCTACCCGGACTCGGGCGACATTGTCATCGCCGGGCCGGCCGAAGGTTGGTACGTCGACCTGGCCGATCGCGTCGTGGGCATTCAATCAGGCCGCGCGATTCTCGAACTGCAAGACCTGATCGTGGCGCTGCGCGCTTATCGTCCCGGCGCGATGGGTGGCCCGCGGACCATCGGCTGTTCGATCGACGCCACCAAGGAAGGGCTGGCGGCGATGAACTCGTTCTTGAACAAATTGCCGCGCGTGGCGGACGCCAGCATGGCCACCGAAGAATACGCCAACTTCATCGTCGACGGGCTGCGCACCAACCTGGGCATGCAAAAGGTGAGCGTGCATGGCATTTCCCCCAAGACGCACTTCGCCCAGATCATGGTCGAAGCGGACTATCGCATGAAGCTGATCGGCATCGGTCTGGAAACGCCGCCGGTCAAGATCACCAGCTATGTCGACAAGGCCGACCCCACGTCGGTGGCCCGCAACGGCATGCAGCGCTGGTGGTTCGTGCCTGATTACAACTGTCTGAAGGTCAGCGAGGACGAGTTGGCGCTGGAACTGGTGGGCAACGCGGTCAAGCTGATGGGCGAAGACGAAATGGTCTCGGCCGACGGCAGCCGCCACGTGGCTTCGCGGCAAGGCAACCGCGGCAGCCAGGCGTTCGTGACGAGCTTCACGCAGCAGTATCCGCAACTGGCCGCCAAGTCGTACTGTTACGCCCAGTTGCGCAACATCATCGACATGGCCGTCGTGGCCGCGTTTATTCAGAAGCACGATTACTACGGCCGCTCGAATTGGGACATGCCGATCTTTAGCAACGAAGAGAAGTACCAGGTTGAAACCTACAACGCCCCGGTCGAGGTCGAAACCGCCGTGGTCCATCGCTGGAAGGGGTCACAGTTGATGACGCCGGTCGGCGGCGGCGTGACGTTGCATCCCGAGCAGGCCTTGCTCTCGCAAAACGTCGGCAAGGACGACGGCCGCGCCGCCAAAGCCCGCGAATCGGTCAAGCTCGACAAGCTGGCCGCCGGCCAGTGGTGGTGGGACTGA
- the rpsG gene encoding 30S ribosomal protein S7: protein MGRITASRDTLRPDSRFNSVLVSKFINCLMYDGKKSVAQVSFYRAMDIIQDKIKEVEPIEVFNIAVDNVKPEVEVRSKRVGGAAYQVPMQVNRNRQQSLAIRWLLLAAREKKGRPIYEKLAEEFMAAYRREGAAVTRRDNVHRMADANKAFAHFAW, encoded by the coding sequence ATGGGTCGGATTACTGCCAGCCGCGATACTCTGCGTCCTGATTCGCGGTTCAACTCGGTGCTGGTCAGCAAGTTCATCAACTGCTTGATGTACGACGGCAAGAAGTCGGTGGCCCAGGTGTCGTTCTACCGGGCGATGGACATCATCCAGGACAAGATCAAGGAAGTGGAGCCGATCGAGGTGTTCAACATCGCGGTCGACAACGTCAAGCCCGAGGTCGAAGTCCGCTCGAAGCGCGTCGGCGGCGCCGCCTATCAGGTGCCCATGCAGGTCAACCGCAACCGGCAGCAATCGCTGGCCATCCGCTGGCTGCTGCTGGCCGCTCGCGAAAAGAAGGGGCGCCCGATTTACGAGAAGCTGGCCGAAGAGTTCATGGCCGCTTATCGCCGCGAAGGGGCCGCCGTCACGCGTCGCGACAACGTGCATCGCATGGCCGACGCCAACAAGGCCTTCGCGCACTTCGCCTGGTAG
- the fusA gene encoding elongation factor G has translation MARHLSQLRNLGIIAHIDAGKTTLTERMLFYAGATHRMGNVDQGTTTTDFDPEEQERGITIYAACVTFKWRDVVVNLIDTPGHVDFTAEVERSLRVLDGAVVVFSAREGVEAQSETVWRQADRHRVPRLAFINKMDREGADFAGTLAEIRSRLESNPVAIQMPIGCGPPHVSNPFRGIIDLVRMKQLSFSKESMGADVTELDIPAELLDEAHAARDHLLEQLYDYSNELMELALAEQPIPEELIHRVLREATLERLIVPVLCGSALDCIGVPPVLDSVGRYLPSPADVPPVDGVDPTKPDKKLTRHADVDEPFCGLVFKIQADKHGDLAFVRVYSGKLLGNTRALNAGKDKKENVSQLWHIQADRRQQVESVEAGDIVGIIGLRASVTGDTLCDAKSPILLESIAFPETVISMAIEPESSADRKKLADTLEMLKRQDPTFRAQESEETGQTLISGMGELHLEVIKHRLLRDFRLNVRVHKPRVSYRETVERAAEATGECNQVLAGQAAFAKVRIRLEPAPGDKSLPVFNTSGTSIPEQFLPAVLETLSEQLHGSGTIGFPLIKVKVTLLGGEWREGESNEVAFRRASADAFHRALAPAGMVLLEPIMKLDIITPEENLGDIVADLQQRRAIITNTQLRGRNTQIAAMAPLAAMFGYSSAIRSLSQGRASCSMEPAAYGPAPKEVRDTFM, from the coding sequence ATGGCTCGCCATCTTTCCCAACTGCGCAACCTCGGCATCATCGCCCACATTGATGCCGGCAAGACCACGCTCACCGAGCGGATGTTGTTCTATGCCGGCGCGACGCACCGCATGGGCAACGTCGACCAGGGGACGACCACCACCGACTTCGACCCCGAGGAGCAAGAGCGCGGCATCACGATTTACGCCGCCTGCGTCACGTTCAAGTGGCGCGATGTCGTCGTCAATCTGATCGACACGCCGGGCCACGTCGACTTCACGGCCGAGGTCGAGCGCAGTCTGCGCGTGCTCGACGGCGCGGTCGTCGTGTTTAGCGCTCGCGAAGGGGTCGAAGCCCAAAGCGAGACCGTCTGGCGTCAGGCCGACCGGCATCGCGTGCCGCGGCTGGCGTTCATCAACAAGATGGACCGCGAGGGGGCCGACTTTGCCGGTACGCTGGCCGAGATTCGCAGCCGGCTTGAATCGAACCCGGTCGCCATCCAGATGCCCATCGGTTGCGGGCCGCCGCACGTGTCGAATCCGTTCCGCGGCATCATCGACCTGGTCCGCATGAAGCAACTCAGCTTCTCGAAAGAGAGCATGGGGGCCGACGTCACCGAGCTTGACATCCCGGCCGAATTGCTCGACGAGGCCCACGCGGCCCGCGATCATTTGCTCGAACAGCTGTACGACTACAGCAACGAGCTGATGGAACTGGCGCTGGCCGAGCAGCCGATTCCCGAAGAGCTGATCCATCGCGTGCTGCGCGAGGCGACGCTCGAACGGCTGATCGTGCCGGTGCTGTGCGGCTCGGCCCTCGACTGCATTGGTGTGCCGCCGGTGCTTGACTCGGTGGGACGCTACCTGCCCAGTCCCGCCGACGTGCCGCCGGTCGATGGAGTCGACCCGACCAAGCCCGACAAGAAGCTGACGCGCCACGCCGATGTCGACGAGCCGTTCTGCGGCTTGGTGTTCAAGATTCAGGCTGACAAGCACGGCGATCTGGCCTTCGTGCGCGTCTACTCGGGCAAGCTGCTCGGCAACACCCGCGCGCTGAACGCCGGCAAGGACAAGAAAGAAAACGTCAGCCAGCTTTGGCACATTCAGGCCGACCGCCGTCAGCAGGTCGAAAGCGTCGAGGCCGGCGACATTGTTGGCATTATCGGCTTGCGAGCCTCGGTCACGGGCGACACCCTATGCGACGCCAAGTCGCCGATCCTGCTCGAATCGATCGCCTTTCCGGAGACGGTCATCTCGATGGCCATCGAGCCCGAAAGTTCGGCTGACCGCAAGAAGCTGGCTGACACGCTCGAAATGCTCAAGCGCCAGGATCCGACCTTCCGCGCCCAGGAAAGCGAAGAAACCGGCCAGACGCTGATCAGCGGCATGGGTGAGTTGCACCTGGAAGTGATCAAGCATCGGCTGCTGCGCGACTTCCGCCTGAATGTGCGGGTCCACAAACCGCGCGTCAGCTATCGCGAAACGGTCGAGCGCGCCGCCGAGGCCACCGGCGAGTGCAACCAGGTGCTGGCCGGGCAGGCCGCGTTTGCCAAAGTGCGGATTCGCTTGGAACCCGCGCCGGGGGACAAGTCGCTGCCGGTCTTCAACACCAGCGGCACGTCGATTCCCGAGCAGTTCCTGCCCGCCGTGCTCGAAACCTTGAGCGAGCAACTGCACGGCAGCGGCACGATCGGCTTTCCGCTGATCAAGGTGAAGGTCACGCTGCTTGGGGGCGAGTGGCGCGAAGGGGAATCGAACGAAGTGGCCTTCCGTCGCGCCTCGGCCGACGCGTTTCACCGGGCGCTGGCCCCGGCCGGCATGGTGTTGCTCGAGCCGATCATGAAGCTCGACATTATCACGCCCGAGGAAAACCTGGGCGACATCGTGGCCGACCTGCAACAGCGCCGAGCGATCATCACCAATACGCAACTTCGCGGCCGCAACACCCAGATCGCCGCCATGGCCCCGCTGGCCGCGATGTTCGGCTATTCGAGCGCCATTCGCAGCCTGAGCCAAGGACGCGCCAGTTGCTCGATGGAACCAGCCGCCTACGGCCCCGCGCCGAAAGAAGTGCGCGATACATTTATGTAG
- a CDS encoding lipopolysaccharide biosynthesis protein, translated as MSTATVATELPAPRTDTLARSVVLLLILTVLQRGIGFARGLLFCRWLSAEQLGEWELSFSFLLAVSPIAILALPGVFGRYLEYFRFRGQLRMFLRRTAIATVAMVTFSSVMIALFHRQFSQLVFGRDDQTRMVWLLAVGLFILVLYNFTTDLFTAVRQQRLASRLQLVNTLAFSLVSAAALLCGGAQWGAGTVLVSYLIATVISLVVAVPDVLSIWREANESHAPVSQRSFWGRLAPFALSIWITSWLVNLFFMVDRYMIVHYSGLDADATLAAVGQYHTARLVPMLVLTFAFMLAGALLPFLSHEWEAHGRQAVSDRLNLMLKVLSAALLPASAVLLLISPALFNLLSPGKFDSGLDVLPMTMCFSVVASLACVARNWLWCDERAWLSNIAYLVGLVVCIALSLWWLPSHGLMGATAATLVGNLATLAMMLSFNRRRGMALGRGTQVLMVAPLVIAVGPWATLGVSLVLLVLAVRTQLLFSRDEKRQLLAGAETYLRKYKLWPARRAGTMS; from the coding sequence ATGAGCACCGCGACCGTTGCCACCGAACTTCCCGCGCCACGCACCGACACCTTGGCGCGGAGCGTGGTGCTGTTGCTGATCCTCACGGTGCTGCAGCGCGGCATCGGCTTTGCCCGCGGCTTGCTGTTTTGTCGCTGGCTGTCGGCCGAGCAACTGGGCGAATGGGAACTGTCGTTCAGCTTTCTGCTGGCCGTCAGCCCGATCGCCATTCTTGCCCTGCCGGGCGTCTTTGGCCGTTACCTGGAATACTTTCGCTTCCGCGGCCAGTTGCGGATGTTCCTCCGCCGCACGGCCATTGCCACGGTCGCCATGGTCACGTTCTCCTCCGTGATGATCGCCCTCTTCCATCGGCAATTCTCACAGCTCGTCTTTGGCCGCGATGACCAGACCAGGATGGTCTGGTTGCTGGCCGTCGGGCTGTTCATCCTCGTCCTCTATAACTTCACGACCGATCTGTTCACCGCGGTGCGCCAGCAACGGCTCGCCTCGCGGTTGCAGTTGGTCAACACGCTGGCCTTTTCGCTGGTCTCGGCCGCGGCTTTGTTGTGCGGTGGAGCGCAGTGGGGGGCCGGCACGGTGCTAGTCAGCTATTTGATCGCCACGGTCATCTCGCTGGTCGTGGCGGTTCCCGACGTGCTGTCCATCTGGCGTGAAGCCAACGAGTCGCACGCTCCGGTCAGCCAGCGTTCGTTCTGGGGTCGGCTGGCCCCGTTCGCGTTGTCGATCTGGATCACCAGTTGGCTGGTCAATCTGTTCTTCATGGTCGATCGCTACATGATCGTCCACTACTCGGGGCTCGACGCCGACGCCACGCTGGCCGCCGTGGGGCAATATCACACGGCGCGGCTGGTGCCGATGTTGGTGCTGACGTTCGCGTTCATGCTGGCCGGCGCGTTGCTCCCCTTCCTGAGTCACGAATGGGAAGCACACGGTCGGCAAGCCGTCTCGGACAGGCTGAATCTGATGCTCAAGGTGCTCAGCGCCGCGCTATTGCCGGCGTCGGCCGTGCTGCTGTTGATCTCGCCCGCGCTGTTCAATCTGCTCAGCCCGGGCAAGTTCGACTCGGGGCTCGACGTGCTGCCGATGACCATGTGCTTCAGCGTCGTGGCCAGCTTGGCCTGCGTGGCCCGTAACTGGCTCTGGTGCGACGAGCGCGCCTGGCTGTCGAACATTGCCTACCTGGTGGGGCTGGTCGTCTGCATTGCGTTGTCGCTGTGGTGGCTGCCCAGTCACGGGCTGATGGGTGCCACGGCCGCCACGTTGGTGGGGAACCTGGCTACGCTGGCCATGATGTTGAGCTTTAACCGACGGCGCGGCATGGCGTTGGGACGCGGGACGCAAGTGCTGATGGTCGCTCCCTTGGTGATTGCCGTGGGGCCGTGGGCCACGCTGGGGGTCAGCCTGGTGCTGTTGGTCCTCGCCGTCCGCACGCAACTGCTGTTCAGTCGCGACGAGAAGCGCCAATTGCTCGCCGGGGCCGAAACGTACCTGCGGAAGTACAAACTCTGGCCGGCTCGTAGGGCCGGAACCATGAGCTAG
- a CDS encoding MerR family transcriptional regulator — protein sequence MTTPVETSPSTKLDGLRISLASRLASMTRGEAERLLRQRGATLVDKHQDQVDWIVVGDDSKNRGAVRGSLPPAWRAAVDAGKTRIVLETDLWRRLGLIEAEPHVQHLYTAAMLAELLGVPVAMVRGWQTRGLLRPTAQVHRLAYFDFAELATARKLIELRSAGLSTGAIAAQLAQLRQLLPDVERPLAELSLAVDGGRLLVHRDDRLVDPGGQLQLDFDADDATATPSILSEADLPRSPEELCALAAELDEQGRGSEAAEMYRAALAAGGPDPEIGFALAELLYRLHETAAAAERYYMVLELDEDYVEARANLGCVLAELGRHELALAALNGALACHPNYADAHYHLARLLDELDRRDEAQAHWQAFLELAADSPWAESARQRLQHDSAAQ from the coding sequence ATGACCACGCCTGTCGAAACTTCGCCGTCCACCAAGCTCGACGGCCTGCGAATCTCGCTGGCCAGTCGATTGGCCAGCATGACGCGAGGCGAGGCCGAGCGTCTGCTCCGCCAGCGCGGCGCCACGCTCGTCGACAAGCACCAGGACCAGGTCGATTGGATCGTGGTCGGTGATGATTCAAAGAACCGCGGCGCCGTCCGCGGGTCGTTGCCCCCGGCGTGGCGCGCGGCGGTCGATGCCGGCAAAACGCGGATCGTCCTCGAAACCGACCTCTGGCGTCGACTGGGCCTGATTGAAGCCGAGCCGCACGTACAGCACCTGTACACGGCGGCCATGCTGGCCGAGTTGCTGGGCGTGCCGGTGGCGATGGTCCGCGGCTGGCAGACGCGCGGACTGCTGCGACCAACGGCCCAGGTCCACCGACTGGCCTACTTCGACTTTGCCGAGTTGGCGACCGCGCGGAAGTTGATCGAACTGCGCTCCGCGGGACTTTCGACCGGCGCGATCGCGGCCCAACTCGCGCAACTCCGACAATTGCTCCCCGATGTCGAGCGACCGTTGGCCGAGCTGTCGCTGGCCGTCGATGGTGGACGCCTGCTCGTTCATCGGGACGATCGACTTGTCGATCCCGGCGGGCAATTGCAACTCGATTTTGACGCCGACGACGCGACCGCCACGCCATCCATACTCAGCGAAGCCGATTTGCCCCGCTCGCCCGAGGAGCTGTGCGCCCTGGCGGCTGAACTCGACGAACAGGGGCGCGGCTCTGAAGCCGCCGAAATGTATCGGGCCGCGCTGGCCGCCGGCGGGCCCGACCCGGAAATTGGTTTCGCCCTGGCTGAGTTGCTGTACCGACTGCACGAGACAGCCGCCGCGGCCGAGCGCTATTACATGGTGCTGGAGTTGGACGAGGACTACGTCGAGGCCCGGGCCAACCTGGGCTGCGTGCTGGCCGAGCTAGGGCGTCACGAGCTGGCGCTGGCGGCCTTGAACGGCGCGCTGGCCTGCCACCCCAACTACGCCGACGCCCATTATCACCTGGCGCGCCTGCTCGACGAGCTTGACCGGCGCGACGAGGCGCAGGCTCACTGGCAAGCGTTCCTGGAACTGGCGGCCGACAGCCCCTGGGCCGAGTCGGCGCGCCAGCGCCTGCAACACGACAGCGCTGCTCAGTAG
- a CDS encoding NAD(P)-dependent oxidoreductase: MLESNQPLPTFGILQAGELGTALGRALLDRGHAVVTTVADRSQRTADRAREAGLEIVDSLEDVLHRAEVIVSVVPSVAALHMAQRVVQRLNEDCRAEIYIDANSISPISCRAVSQVVSRRGLQFADLAIHGLASELTSNATGYLSGDAAEQVNAWLTPIMRTRLLGPTAGRASAMNMLLDGMSQGIAALFIELSALGREMGLQAESFDEYRHYYPAVAEIVERLLPTYPHQAPNRTEEMVELEQTLRINGIQPAMIAGTRRTLAALSRLEVPATGAQGAGNLPLSTFIDAVVGHQALSV; this comes from the coding sequence ATGTTGGAATCGAATCAGCCGCTGCCCACCTTTGGTATCCTGCAAGCCGGCGAACTGGGCACGGCCCTGGGCCGCGCCTTGCTCGATCGCGGCCACGCGGTCGTCACGACCGTGGCCGATCGCAGCCAACGAACCGCCGACCGCGCCCGCGAAGCTGGCTTGGAAATCGTCGACTCGCTCGAAGATGTATTGCACCGAGCCGAGGTGATCGTGTCGGTCGTTCCCTCGGTGGCGGCCTTGCACATGGCCCAGCGCGTCGTGCAACGCTTGAATGAAGACTGCCGCGCCGAGATTTACATCGACGCCAATTCGATCTCGCCCATCTCGTGCCGTGCCGTGTCCCAGGTCGTCTCGCGCCGCGGTTTGCAGTTCGCCGATTTGGCGATTCACGGGCTGGCAAGCGAGCTGACCAGCAATGCCACTGGTTATTTGAGCGGCGACGCCGCCGAACAGGTCAACGCTTGGCTGACGCCGATCATGCGCACGCGCTTGCTCGGTCCCACCGCCGGCCGCGCGTCGGCCATGAACATGTTGCTCGACGGGATGAGCCAGGGAATCGCCGCCCTGTTCATCGAGCTCAGCGCGCTGGGACGCGAGATGGGGCTGCAAGCCGAATCGTTCGACGAATACCGGCATTACTACCCGGCCGTGGCCGAGATCGTCGAACGCCTGCTGCCGACCTATCCGCACCAGGCGCCGAACCGAACCGAAGAGATGGTCGAGTTGGAACAGACGCTGCGGATCAACGGGATTCAGCCCGCCATGATCGCCGGCACGCGTCGTACGCTGGCCGCACTGAGCCGGCTGGAAGTCCCCGCGACTGGCGCGCAGGGCGCAGGTAACTTGCCGCTCTCGACGTTCATCGACGCCGTGGTCGGTCACCAGGCCCTGAGCGTCTAA